CTCCAAGCCTTTTGCCTTATCTGTTGTTGTACAACTATGTAAGGGGAATCATTATTTCTGCTTGTGAGGTTGGTGAGAGAATTAATTCACtgcagtcaggtgtgtgtttgactgattGTCTTTGATTAAGCCCAGGTGTGGGGAGCTTATACTCTGTGTTGACTCATTATCATGGTGACTCAGTAGAGCCAATTAAGTCGATTAACAATCGATCTCAAGGTTGCTTATTTCCATGTCCCTATTTTTCGGGGACATTGGAAGGCTTACGAGTTCAAAGTCCTCCCAAATCATCATTCACATTCATGTACAGCTCAGAAAATGACATGCAGTTGTATGATgtgaaggcagagagagagagagagacagagagagagagagagagagagagctggttcaCATAGTAGACAGAGATTTACTGCACACTTAGAGGTAAATATTTAATAGATTGTTTAGACAACAACATTAACGAAGACAATTggaagattgttttttttccccaaaaataattattatatcTATTAGAAGTATATTGTagtttaaaggtcccatattcttctttttctggttttatatgctctttagtgtgttttccaagtgtcctgtgcatgtttaggcacatctatgtgcaaaaattcaaagtccgcggaaaagcgtcttctcctacgtcctcctgttagctgtagcattagccacatgtaacgctcggttctagcccccctcgataaaaatgtgtcagtgtggcgtcattgtcagtgtgagatcactgatctaagcccattggctcgttgtagcaagccctgcagctcatgatgaaatttccgagacgcgtgctgagcaactgaccaataacgacagagcagatcggcagaccaatcagagcagacttggcccacgtggggtctaacagtgtgggctcaacagagtgtagctgacggactcagagcgtagagggagcaaggaggagcagtacatgaaaacagactcttttttcggactttagctattgtgaacgtacaaaagtaggtacatagattaaatatacgaaccccaaaaagggcagaatatgggctctttaagggtgcgttcgaattgtcatttttgcttaggaaggttcctaactgagtgaaatgacccggaagcatttaagtggcggccatgataagagccgtacgaattctctaaaagctaagggaaaggtgggtcaatgcacTGGATACACTGGaacatcctttaccaaaggagatgaggtacgccgccccacaattccttgcggctgcaacatttaaagagagtcgcgcatccgaccgttcacgaacattaacgatgaccGTAAAGGGGCTcagatcatgttttattcagcgtatttcattcacttaatgatgctttgtgcagttgtacatttgtatgttcaaaacattatgtatatcttgcataaatgtaacaattaatttcatacattgacgttgatttctgagtggacaggaatgtgatggtttcacttttgttacttgtagcctggtagtctatattgcttttatttcaatcacaaccttgtggtgattaggattatttcaccagcaagaaggcacaggggaaagttttttagatgatctttttgtagtccattttcagaacattgtagtttcaacacggcggacccacgtcattaacctccgccggcccgtcgcatttaatgacgccgcctagtggaaatgtggtcgaattgtcagagcaacgagatcgccttttcCCAAGTCTTTCATAAATTCTCCTGatatctttccttaacctcatgactttttccccggggttaaggtaaagtggacaGTGAAAGGAGAtgggagggacaattcgaattCACCCTTTGTATATTGTGAAAAGAGGGCATACTTCCAAGAGGTTCAGGGATTTGAATTTGTTGAGTGATGCTCTGATTTAAAAGACAGCTCACCTGATTAATTTTTAAAGCACTGAAGCCTTTATTTGCACAACTTAagccttaaaggaagaatgtgtgacattttacacataaatatcgcagaaatcaagtatttcCTGTattaatgtctctctgagtcatgactctcTACAATGAGTGAGGAGCGTGAGTCCCGTCAGCTGTACTGTAGTCgggccgtgtttacatcatgtttacatggacgagaAGACCTCGTGTATAAACCTGTTTTAGTTGAGGATTAGAAGAATAACACAGCCTACTCACTGCCTATTTGGATGTCACGAAAGTGTGTTCAGATCAccgtcattctgtgtcaatgtatgtgcaatgtgaagcaaCGAGCTAAccagtgtgctaacattagcctgctaacacaacaatggaGGCTACAGGCAAATGCAGCTGGAGCAAAGAACAATTTTTTCTGCTGCTTGGCCTTAATGGTACTTAATTACGATGCTTTGTAATTGATtaaactcctttgtgtgaactcGAGTGGAGAgtggttggaggtgtgccgctggagtaGACTGAGtagaggcttcagaatagcggcggtgtcgccaaacagcagtttgttttggtttcatgctggtgctcaagggccaCATTTACTGGCTCAAGAAGTTAAACATTCATCGTTTAACGTAAGTTCTGTTAAAATCCATCTCAGACCACATAAAGTTGTCAAGGCTGCATTGTCCACCGAgctattaacatttttatttctactgtTATGTTGGGCATTTTATCATAGCGGTTTATAGCCATAAACTCTATGTTCaaggcagcctcaagtggccccTTAGGAACTGCAGTCGTTTTTCTCCACACTGCTGTGTTTGCATAACATGTTAAACCATACTAGCCTTTAATTAACTCTTTGCTCAGAGATAGGTCTATTGAAATTCCAAGCACGCTTCTTGACGGACAGCACAGCTGaggtttaaaatatttattctcCTGTCTCTGACTATGGCAGCTCCTAACACAGGTTTCCCTAAACTGTTATCATGGAGCGCCTCTGACACATTACTCTGACATTCTCTAGCCatctcttttctccttcactGGCTCAGAATATGATCTTTTGAAATGGTTTTCACACTGTGGGCCCAACATTGTTACAAAAAAGACCTTCCACATGGAATATAAGTGAAAATATCCATAAAGAGTTGCTTATATGATGTGAAGGATCTTTGGTCTTCTTCAAACATGAGTCATGTGCAAAGGCTAAAGAATGGCTGGccctgctttttaaaaaaaacagcttttaaccTTGTCACTATGAAAGCATCCTGCATAATGTGTCACTCTGCCTTAGCCATGTGTTTTGAATAATACTATATATATAGTTAATCACCACAAAAGAACCCTAGAACGTCCGTCAATAGCCTTTTGATAGGCTTTGATTTACTTATTACTCTGCCTCTATTTTGGACAGGCATCAGTACAAGAGTcacctttaattattttcaaaccaAACTCGGGCACACAAAAGACTGTTTAACTGTGTACAAAAATCAGGACATCAATACtgtaaaactaatttaattaCAAACCACTATTTGATCTCGCTACGTCAGAGAGTATACTAACCTGCTCAACAGCTGATACCCATTCTAGCATTATTTCATCCACATTAATCTATTAAATTCTAtaagaaacaaaatgtgcagaatgaaatatttacagcaaaagctctatttaaaaaaacatgaagtttCAGATTTCTTCCAAGCATCTCTCGTGCATCCAGCTTAGTGTTAAGCTTATTAAAAGTTCTTGTCAAGTTTGACCttcaggaggaaaacaaaaaaatccagagTTGGTCCTATCTATCCCTTCTCCTTATCTCGGTGCAGCGTCCTTCACAGGCCGTATAAAGACTGGAGACTTGATGTGTTGCTTTGCCGTCACTGCCATAGACCGACAACATGCTGCCTGCTGTTGTAAAGCTCTGCTGTGGAATCTCTTACCCCCACCTAAGGAACGTGGCAGGTAAAGTTAAAAATGCTTACTAAGACTTCATTTCAATTACGCCTGATGTTTTAGACTAAGTCCATTTATTTGAAATCTTTATTAAGGACATAACCTTGTATTGCTTTTACCCTTCTGATAGAGTTGGATCTACTATTGTCAGtttgctctttgtttttcatcagcTTGTCCTATGTGATGCATTTTTGGgcttcatgtttgtttaaaaagttGAGTTAAGTTTAGTTGGGTTGATGTATCATCTGAGGGAGGACTTGTTTCATTTAATGCAAACTGATACatgtttacacattttctttactgTTCAATCCTGCAGGTCTTCAACGCACAGCTGTGGCAGTGATAGGCCAAGAGATCACACATCTGCAGGGATGGAGATGCATGCAACACCTCATAGGAGCGCCTGCTGGATTCAATTatacaggttaaaaaaaaatcacaagtctgtttgtttcaagattattactttttgtttgttttagagcGTTGAATACTAGGGAAGTTTCTTTTGCAGAGGACAAATCTGAAGCTAGAACAAATGTGCAGTCTCAAGGAGATCGGCTGTTTTATGTACAACAAGGCCACAAAGCAATGAGAAATGCTCTCAGGATGTTGGAGGACAGTGAAGGATGGAGAGTTGAGATTGCAGAGGTATATATTCGGATTGATTTAAGTGCAACCTCACTTGATTGACAGCCTCTACGGTTCTCTTACAATAATTAACactggtgttgttgttgttgttgtttgcttcCTCAGAGTAACGGGGATGTAATCTGTAGCAAAGTGATGCCGGATGCCAAGAAGGTCTTCAGGCTGGAGGCGGTCCTAGACGGCACCGTCGACGAACTTTACGATCTCTTGTTTGTCAGAGTGGAGGAGATGAACCTGTGGAACCCGAGCATACAGCAAATCAAAGTGAGTGTGATACATACTGTTTAAGCAGACTGAAGAAAGAGGAGTCACGTTTTTTACAAGGGCAGGTATCTTTCAGAGTTGTATTCATCTGCTTCTTTCTGTGTAGAGCCAAATCTATTGATGCCATGTTGTATTGTATGCCGCAAAGAATGTTGGAACCCCGAccctccctaaaaaaaaaaaaaaacattgttaactaataaaataaaatgaaaaacattggaGAGTAAAAGAGAAGGCAGGATGGACAGTCATGCATTAAATGGTTACAATTGAGTTCTGCAGTGTTTTGAAGTTGTGTCTCATGTGTTTTTAGATTCTGAAGCAGGTCGGACCTGAAACAATGGTCACTTACGAGGTGTCCGCTGAGACAGCAGGAAATCTGATTGGACAGAGAGATTTCTTAAGTGTCAGGCACAGCTGCAAACAAGAGTCAAGAGTTTATCTCGGAGGAGTAGCCATTCAGCTGGAGTCCTTCCCACCGCAGGCAGGCTTTGTGAGGTAGGATCACACAGCTCGGCCATCAATCCGTTTCAACTGAACATCAAAAAAATGTAGAAGTGCGCAAACGGCCCATTAAACTATCTCTCTAACACTGTAGTGCTTTAGAGTAatctcagtctgtcagtcatGAGTCTCATGTTTGTGATATAAATCATTTAATAGTCCACTTATCCagcacaaaaaacagcaacaatgcaTATAAAGAAAAGCTAAATGATTTGTGTAGGCGtaatctccctctctcacatTAACATTCAGGATATGAGGAAACGGGTCTGTTGAGGAGAGTGCTTTTTAAACCGATTACGTACTCCTCCTGCTGTATCACAAAAACCTTTGACTTTTACCTGTGGAGTCTGAGCTTCAAAATAAACTGTAGAAAAAAAGAGCTACAGCGCATCATCTGGGGCTGATAATGTACTCAGCATGAGATCTTTGCTCTCGCAGCAGAGAGTGGAAGTTGTTAAGAAGCATACAGAgagaaaattgctcttaaggcTACTGTGGGGAACTCTCCATTTCTCTTATcctgacccctgtggacaaacagTACTTCTTCTTGATATGTGGATAATGTCCAGTTACATGCATCAGGAGTGTTTTCTGTCAAACATTTAATCCAGATTCCTTTAAAGTGTCAATGGTATCAATCCTTGCCAAGAAAAAATGTggcaaaaatgtgtttcagcaGTGCGCTGTAAATTTGTGGAAACTGCAACACATAAAATAAGGTTTGACTGCCCTGATAGTGTGGAGAGGCAGTCTAAACTGAAAGTCTGAGGCACTCTGATGTGgtataaaaatcctttattaaaCAGGGATGTGTCTACACATTTGGATTTCTGATACCTGATTTCCACACTGCAATAGCCTTTGAATAAAGTGCCTGAGAAAATGAGGTTATTAATATTAAGAAGTATATATTTGTTTCTTTCATATAAAATGGCAATAACCATTTAATTTccttttatgattttaaaaataaatacaataacttctcaatcaaatcaaaccaaGTCATTGACTTGTCCTGGAACCACTGAGTATTATTGGCAGCAGACAGATTTAATAGGAGGCTCTACAAATAGTCGTATTTACGTCACACACTCTTCAAAAGCAATTCGACGTACCTTCAGGCTGCAGATACAAGTGGCTCCATAAAAGAAAGCATGCCTTTTAATGCACAGTGCCTATTCTGTCACACTCATAACAGCTTGAGCATGTGTGGATGCTTGACATATTTTCTTCTATTGTTGTGCACACTTACTCTTACTAGTGCCATTTTGAAACTGAACTAAGCCACACAAGTATAGTCTACTCTTAAACTGTAGTATGTCCAGTTTTGTCTTTTGAATCACACTGATTACTAAAATTAACTTCCAAATGGATAAAAAGGTCaataaaattgaattaaaagtttcaaccaaaaaaaaaaaaaaaaaaaggctatcaaaataaaaatatattaaataatttaGTACAAGGACCTTGAGTTTGGTCACACCAAGAGCAGCACTTGATGATACATACAATGATATCTTTGTTGGatatttacaagaataaaacatgtctcatatgttggggttgtatcaagtcaactttggttatattctttaataattatacttaattattaataatataaataaaatatcattaaactatgtttaatctcgttttggggcaccaacctgtaatcaggtaaatataaccaaaatatcactcaaatcagtctcaaattagttatttaattactaatattattaataatgaataactatatttaataaattgaaggcgtgaaatccgtacacaaagccttctcacccagcttatatcacaatgcaaatacaccagtaaccacaaacaactgctctcttaaattataacagaatttatttaaacaaagcaacatcaatccaaaatcaatgaacttaattaaacaaataactattataaactaatctaagcaacaaacattatcaagcaaaggcttgtggaaggggtgtgaatgtaggtgtgtgtgtgtgtgtgtgtgtgtgagagagagagagagagagagagagagagagaggcaagaagaaagggggggagatggcttcgtaccctcgtggtcgttcacgatggcgcaaacctaacaaagacctgggtgcgtgcgtgtgtggatgaaagggagagagaaggggggggaagattacttcgtcccacgtggtcgcccttccgatggcacacacctaacaaaggcctaaatgtggccttaaggtctaaaagagactgagttcggccctacacgatctgtgtctctgaggcgtctggatagccgcgagtgtatagatctctgtgcgtaatggcgcggtggtggagttggtctccagatgtacgtttacacgggaatatgtgcgtatgtgtatgttcgtagaggggaataaaagagaataaaagagaaatgcgtgcctgaagaggccggatcacagtccgactcccgcgccacaactcggagtaattcccttcattcacagaaacaaaccaatagccgaattcaagttaatacggcttacactggcctttctgatcagaagagtaatacccagttataacgctgttacgctaaacacatataggacgcagcggtccgaaacaacaagagttttaaacagttcaaactcaggacgcaggtccaacaaagataaaaattacagtttctactttgatcaacaattgttaaaaacactctctaaagctaattctgcccagacctaattaagcctcacttgtgaatcgctttgcccgcgattggtgaaaggaaaagagtccggcgatggagcagatcttctgtccgtcctggtgcagaggcgtctgatggcggcgagggtcccttacggcgagagcggcttcgttggttctccgtcgagtggaaaaatgtcctttgatgtcctttcgttgcaggacggaataagaccgttatctttctgataatctgttatagtctgacgctctccgagaaactgagatgcgttcactg
The genomic region above belongs to Labrus bergylta chromosome 21, fLabBer1.1, whole genome shotgun sequence and contains:
- the star2 gene encoding steroidogenic acute regulatory protein, mitochondrial translates to MLPAVVKLCCGISYPHLRNVAGLQRTAVAVIGQEITHLQGWRCMQHLIGAPAGFNYTEDKSEARTNVQSQGDRLFYVQQGHKAMRNALRMLEDSEGWRVEIAESNGDVICSKVMPDAKKVFRLEAVLDGTVDELYDLLFVRVEEMNLWNPSIQQIKILKQVGPETMVTYEVSAETAGNLIGQRDFLSVRHSCKQESRVYLGGVAIQLESFPPQAGFVRAEDGPTCIIIQALDKDTRKSRFTWLLNMDVKGWLPTSIVNQALPRAQLDFTRHLRRRLAVSATLG